One stretch of Schlesneria sp. DSM 10557 DNA includes these proteins:
- a CDS encoding IS630 family transposase, with product MEGIIQSPSRHDKRRILKNMRRCRDGQLKIRYQIVLNLLEGDSVAKIARMLRVAESTVRRVRERFLAAGEAGLVDRREENGDRKLDEEYLGRLYEVVASSPEEFGWTRPTWTREMLVKVLKRETGIRIHVATMSRALKMIGARRGRPKATVGCPWSEPAKRRKLRQIQRLIARLPQDEVLVYVDEVDIHLNPKIGLDWMVRGQQKQVSTPGKNVKRYLAGALDSRTGELTWVEGERKTSLLFILLLWKLVTSYPGAKRIHVILDNYSIHSTEQVRLSLATEQGQRLQLHFLPPYCPDDNKIERVWQDLHANATRNHTRPTMPALMTNVRRYLRKRNHDKHKQLLS from the coding sequence ATGGAAGGAATTATTCAAAGCCCGAGTCGTCATGACAAGCGGCGAATTCTGAAGAACATGCGGAGATGCCGTGACGGACAATTGAAGATTCGTTATCAAATCGTCCTCAATCTTCTGGAGGGCGATAGCGTGGCGAAGATTGCGAGGATGCTGAGAGTCGCGGAGTCGACCGTTCGTCGCGTCAGGGAACGTTTTCTGGCTGCCGGGGAAGCGGGGCTTGTTGATCGTCGCGAGGAGAACGGGGATCGCAAACTGGACGAGGAATACCTGGGTCGCCTGTATGAGGTGGTGGCCTCGTCTCCTGAAGAGTTTGGCTGGACGCGTCCCACCTGGACCAGGGAAATGCTCGTTAAAGTACTCAAGCGGGAGACGGGAATCCGCATTCATGTGGCCACGATGAGCCGTGCCCTGAAAATGATCGGCGCTCGCCGTGGCAGACCCAAAGCGACGGTCGGTTGCCCATGGTCGGAACCTGCAAAACGTCGGAAACTGCGACAGATTCAGCGACTCATTGCCCGGCTCCCGCAGGATGAAGTCCTAGTCTATGTCGATGAAGTGGATATTCACTTGAATCCGAAAATCGGGCTGGACTGGATGGTTCGTGGTCAACAAAAACAGGTGTCCACTCCGGGAAAGAATGTGAAGCGGTACTTGGCTGGTGCCTTGGATTCACGGACGGGTGAACTCACCTGGGTGGAAGGAGAGAGAAAGACCAGCCTGCTCTTCATCTTGTTACTTTGGAAACTCGTCACAAGTTACCCGGGTGCAAAGCGAATTCATGTGATCCTGGATAACTATTCGATTCACAGTACGGAACAGGTGCGACTCAGCCTGGCGACAGAGCAAGGTCAGCGACTGCAACTCCATTTTCTTCCTCCCTACTGTCCCGATGACAATAAGATCGAGCGTGTCTGGCAGGATCTTCATGCCAACGCCACCCGGAACCATACCCGGCCGACCATGCCCGCACTCATGACCAACGTTCGACGCTACCTGAGAAAACGAAACCACGACAAACACAAACAATTGCTCTCATAG
- a CDS encoding pyridoxamine 5'-phosphate oxidase family protein → MNSINQNQPEMNHQDLYGADAVRKIQELVKLAENCFFCTSLENGPASSARPMNIREVDDDGQLWLLCASDSFLYEELIADPVVRLYFQGSTHSDFLQLTGRATVTADKAKIKQLWEPILKTWFTEGLDDPRIRVIRVSPTEGYYWDTKHGMAVAGVKMLIGSLIGKTLDDSIEGELHV, encoded by the coding sequence ATGAACTCCATCAATCAGAATCAGCCCGAGATGAATCATCAGGATCTATACGGCGCCGACGCCGTCCGTAAGATTCAGGAACTGGTCAAATTGGCTGAGAACTGCTTTTTCTGCACCTCCCTGGAAAATGGCCCGGCCAGTTCGGCTCGTCCCATGAACATCCGCGAAGTCGATGACGACGGGCAGCTCTGGTTACTCTGTGCGAGCGACAGTTTCCTCTACGAAGAACTGATCGCTGATCCGGTCGTGCGATTGTACTTTCAGGGATCAACCCACTCTGACTTCCTGCAGCTCACCGGCCGTGCCACCGTGACAGCGGATAAAGCAAAAATTAAACAGCTTTGGGAACCCATTCTGAAGACCTGGTTCACCGAGGGGTTGGATGATCCCCGAATCCGTGTGATTCGTGTCTCCCCGACGGAAGGTTACTACTGGGACACAAAGCACGGGATGGCGGTGGCAGGAGTCAAAATGCTCATCGGCTCCCTGATCGGCAAAACACTCGACGACTCCATCGAGGGGGAACTCCATGTCTAA
- a CDS encoding DEAD/DEAH box helicase, which translates to MPRRSTHLDPLSAFHPLVKEWFLQSFPEPTEAQNRAWKEIDQGEHTLLLAPTGSGKTLAAFLVAINRIMFGTRPDGSPTGVRVLYISPLKALGVDVERNLRAPIAGVRAVAERHGAVHSVPTVGVRSGDTPTAERTKLAKHPPDILITTPESLYLLLTSRSRDILATVETIIVDEIHALVGSKRGAHLATSLERLENLRRREDPSRPPVQRIGLSATQRPLDEVARFLGGAEIQAESDDVVPRKVSIVEAGRTRQLRLRIEVPVEDMTKLGVEEEQFSGPAAGGPVRTSIWPSIHPRLVELIRQHRSTMIFVNSRRLAERLAGAINELAEEEIALAHHGSIAKDIRLSTEDRLKLGTLPAIIATSSLELGIDMGAVDLVIQIEAPPSIASGIQRIGRAGHQVGTPSTGVIFPKYRGDLLACSAAAERMMRGEVEETFYPRNPLDVLAQQIVAMVALESVDVQTVYDTMRRAAPYAQLPRSSFEGVLDLLSGRYPSHEFAELRPRVNWDRLGGIVSPRKGTQRLAILNAGTIPDRGTYGVFLAGSDGHNSRVGELDEEMVFETRPGDIFLLGASSWRVLEITKDQVLVVPAPGEAGKMPFWRGDGPGRPVEFGKAIGSLSRRLVRMDRDEAQKALTTEHSLDERAATNLLTYLHDQAAATEELPTDKTIIIECFVDEVGDWRICILSPFGSRVHAPWAMAVAARLRSETTGEVDMMWTDDGIVFRLPEADEPPPVELFLPASSEIEDEIVGQVGSTALFAARFRENAARALLLPRRQPGKRTPLWLQRRKAADLLSVASRYSQFPILLESYRECLRDVFDIKGLRSILQEVEKRSIRVKQVISSSASPFASSLMFNYVSNFLYDGDAPLAERRAATLALDQAQLRELLGTAELRELLDANVISQLALELQLLERAYPVSDADGLHEMLLLLGDLSRDELLARLGLPREQGVDVLEKWLTQLTDERRILECRVAGELRFIAAEDAGRYRDAIGIAVPRGLPAVFLQPVENALVDLIGRFARRHPPFPLEQVAARFGLAPATATMALKELAATGRLLEGEFLPGGREREWCDAEVLRQLKRRSLARLREQVEPVEQAALARFLVNWQGVSQPRRGLDSLLDVIEQLQGVALPASDWERLILPARISDFRPSDLDELCSSGEVLWQGAGALGPDDGRVAFYLVDHFARLAPPILPTEGDLEEKIRASLSRRNAVFFDELAREIGGFKNEIIDALWHMVWTGEVTNDTLIPLRSLRHQKQTVHKSTRHKRGFRSRRIAVQPGTEGRWSLLNGAVRETSSPTEHQTAVATQLIERYGVVTREMVASEGIEGGFSRIYPVFKEMEEIGRIRRGYFVSGLGAAQFAAPGADDRLREQTTTDDPAHEVKAIALAATDPANPYGAALHWPDRADEARPARTAGARVILWNGSLIGYLNKSSEQLLTFLPAEEPQRTKAQTALIELLRSLTTDNKPLFLNLIDRLAPESAAIAKPLQAAGFVSTSRGFLHQRR; encoded by the coding sequence ATGCCACGCCGATCCACACATCTCGATCCTCTCTCCGCGTTTCACCCGCTCGTGAAAGAGTGGTTTCTGCAGAGTTTCCCCGAACCGACGGAAGCGCAGAACCGCGCCTGGAAAGAAATCGACCAGGGCGAGCACACCCTGCTGCTGGCCCCGACCGGTTCGGGAAAGACGCTTGCCGCGTTCCTCGTGGCGATTAATCGGATCATGTTCGGAACACGCCCGGATGGGTCACCCACCGGCGTACGCGTCCTGTATATCTCGCCCTTGAAAGCGCTGGGAGTTGACGTCGAGCGAAACCTCCGGGCGCCCATTGCCGGAGTCCGCGCGGTGGCCGAGCGGCATGGAGCGGTCCACTCCGTCCCGACCGTCGGCGTCCGCAGCGGTGACACCCCAACTGCCGAACGGACGAAGCTGGCGAAGCATCCCCCTGACATTCTGATTACCACGCCCGAGTCCCTTTACCTGCTCCTGACCTCTCGCTCACGCGACATTCTCGCCACGGTCGAAACGATTATCGTCGACGAAATTCACGCTCTCGTCGGCAGCAAACGAGGTGCGCATCTCGCCACGTCACTCGAACGGCTCGAGAACTTGCGGCGCCGAGAGGATCCCAGTCGTCCCCCCGTGCAGCGAATCGGACTTTCCGCCACCCAGCGACCCCTGGATGAGGTGGCGCGGTTCCTGGGCGGAGCAGAAATCCAGGCGGAAAGTGATGACGTCGTCCCTCGCAAGGTGAGCATTGTCGAGGCGGGCCGCACACGCCAATTGCGACTGCGGATCGAAGTCCCCGTCGAAGATATGACGAAATTGGGTGTCGAAGAAGAACAGTTCTCGGGCCCCGCAGCGGGCGGCCCCGTGAGAACATCCATCTGGCCTTCCATTCATCCGCGACTGGTCGAACTGATCCGACAACATCGCAGCACCATGATTTTCGTCAACAGCCGACGTCTGGCAGAACGGCTTGCCGGCGCGATCAACGAACTCGCCGAAGAAGAGATCGCGCTGGCCCATCATGGCTCGATCGCCAAAGACATCCGACTTTCGACCGAAGATCGGCTGAAACTCGGAACCCTGCCCGCCATCATCGCAACCTCGTCCCTCGAGTTAGGAATCGATATGGGTGCCGTTGATCTGGTGATCCAGATCGAGGCTCCCCCGTCCATTGCGTCGGGCATTCAGCGCATCGGCCGCGCAGGACATCAGGTTGGGACTCCTTCGACAGGGGTCATTTTCCCCAAGTACCGTGGCGACCTGTTAGCCTGTAGTGCTGCCGCCGAACGGATGATGCGCGGTGAGGTCGAAGAGACCTTCTATCCCCGCAATCCCCTGGATGTCCTCGCACAGCAGATCGTCGCCATGGTCGCGCTCGAATCCGTCGATGTGCAGACCGTCTATGACACCATGCGACGCGCGGCCCCTTATGCGCAACTCCCTCGTTCCAGCTTCGAAGGAGTACTCGACCTTCTTTCCGGCCGATACCCTTCGCATGAATTTGCAGAGCTGAGACCCCGCGTCAACTGGGACCGGCTGGGTGGTATCGTCTCCCCCCGTAAAGGAACTCAGCGTCTGGCGATCCTGAATGCAGGAACGATCCCCGATCGCGGGACGTACGGAGTTTTCCTCGCCGGTTCTGATGGCCACAACAGCCGGGTCGGAGAACTCGACGAAGAGATGGTCTTCGAGACACGTCCGGGCGACATTTTCCTGCTGGGGGCGTCCTCATGGCGTGTGCTCGAAATCACCAAGGATCAGGTGCTCGTCGTCCCCGCCCCCGGTGAAGCGGGTAAGATGCCGTTCTGGCGCGGCGACGGCCCCGGCCGCCCGGTGGAGTTCGGCAAGGCCATCGGCTCTCTCTCACGACGACTCGTCCGCATGGACCGCGACGAAGCACAGAAAGCACTAACGACCGAGCATTCCCTCGACGAACGCGCCGCCACGAACCTGCTGACCTATCTGCACGATCAGGCGGCCGCAACCGAAGAGCTGCCAACGGATAAAACGATCATCATCGAATGCTTTGTCGATGAAGTCGGTGACTGGCGGATCTGCATTCTGTCCCCGTTTGGAAGCCGCGTGCATGCTCCGTGGGCGATGGCCGTCGCCGCGCGACTGCGCAGCGAAACAACTGGCGAAGTGGACATGATGTGGACCGATGACGGCATTGTGTTCCGTCTCCCCGAAGCAGACGAGCCACCTCCCGTGGAACTGTTTCTGCCCGCGTCCAGCGAAATCGAAGACGAGATCGTCGGACAGGTCGGTTCGACGGCGCTCTTCGCTGCCCGGTTCCGTGAGAACGCCGCTCGTGCATTGCTGCTCCCGCGCCGGCAACCCGGCAAGCGAACTCCGCTCTGGCTGCAGCGACGCAAAGCGGCCGACCTGCTCTCGGTCGCGTCCCGTTATTCGCAGTTCCCCATCCTGCTCGAATCCTACCGCGAATGCCTGAGGGACGTCTTCGACATCAAAGGTCTGCGGAGTATTCTTCAGGAAGTCGAAAAGCGTTCGATTCGCGTCAAACAGGTGATCTCCAGCAGCGCCTCTCCGTTTGCCTCGTCGCTCATGTTCAACTACGTGAGCAACTTTCTTTATGACGGCGACGCACCACTCGCCGAACGTCGTGCCGCGACGCTGGCACTGGATCAGGCGCAACTCCGCGAACTGCTTGGAACCGCAGAGCTGCGTGAACTGCTTGATGCGAACGTCATCAGCCAACTGGCCCTGGAACTCCAACTGCTTGAGCGAGCCTATCCGGTTTCTGATGCCGACGGACTGCACGAAATGCTGCTGTTGCTCGGAGACCTCAGTCGTGACGAATTGCTCGCCCGGCTCGGGTTGCCGCGAGAACAGGGCGTGGACGTGCTGGAAAAATGGCTCACACAACTGACTGACGAGCGGCGTATCCTTGAGTGCCGGGTCGCGGGCGAACTACGGTTCATCGCCGCGGAAGACGCGGGCCGATACCGTGATGCGATTGGCATCGCGGTGCCACGCGGTTTGCCTGCCGTCTTTTTGCAGCCAGTGGAGAATGCTCTCGTCGACCTGATCGGACGGTTCGCCCGCCGGCATCCCCCCTTCCCGCTGGAACAGGTTGCCGCGCGGTTCGGCCTGGCTCCGGCGACGGCCACGATGGCACTGAAGGAACTGGCCGCCACAGGGCGACTTCTCGAGGGAGAATTTCTGCCGGGGGGACGCGAACGGGAATGGTGTGATGCCGAGGTGCTGCGTCAGCTCAAGCGTCGCTCACTGGCACGACTGCGTGAACAGGTTGAACCGGTCGAACAAGCGGCACTCGCTCGTTTTCTGGTGAACTGGCAGGGGGTTTCTCAGCCCCGTCGCGGACTCGACAGCCTGCTTGATGTCATCGAACAGTTGCAGGGGGTGGCACTTCCTGCTTCTGACTGGGAACGCCTGATTCTCCCCGCCCGCATCAGCGATTTTCGCCCCAGCGACCTGGATGAACTCTGTTCGTCGGGTGAAGTTTTGTGGCAGGGTGCCGGGGCACTGGGACCTGACGACGGCCGAGTCGCGTTCTATCTCGTCGATCATTTCGCTCGACTGGCCCCGCCCATCCTCCCGACCGAGGGAGACCTCGAAGAGAAAATTCGCGCCTCACTGTCGCGCCGGAACGCCGTCTTCTTCGACGAACTCGCCCGCGAGATCGGGGGCTTCAAGAATGAAATCATCGACGCACTCTGGCATATGGTCTGGACAGGCGAAGTCACCAATGACACGCTCATTCCTCTTCGCTCTTTACGACATCAGAAACAGACGGTCCACAAGTCGACACGCCACAAACGAGGCTTCCGGTCGCGCCGGATAGCGGTCCAACCCGGAACGGAAGGACGCTGGTCCCTGTTAAACGGAGCCGTTCGGGAGACATCGTCACCTACCGAGCATCAGACGGCGGTGGCCACGCAGTTAATCGAGCGCTACGGCGTGGTGACGCGAGAAATGGTCGCGTCTGAAGGAATTGAAGGGGGCTTTTCACGAATCTACCCCGTCTTCAAAGAAATGGAAGAAATCGGACGGATTCGCCGGGGCTACTTCGTCTCCGGTTTAGGAGCGGCCCAGTTTGCAGCCCCGGGGGCGGACGACCGCCTGCGCGAGCAAACGACAACCGACGACCCGGCCCACGAAGTGAAGGCCATCGCGCTGGCAGCAACCGATCCCGCCAATCCGTACGGAGCCGCCCTGCACTGGCCAGACAGAGCCGATGAGGCACGTCCGGCGCGGACAGCGGGTGCACGTGTTATCCTCTGGAACGGTTCGCTGATCGGCTACTTGAACAAATCAAGCGAGCAGCTCCTGACGTTCCTCCCTGCCGAAGAACCACAGCGGACGAAGGCGCAGACGGCTTTGATCGAACTCTTACGGAGTCTGACAACCGACAATAAGCCGCTTTTCCTGAACCTGATCGATCGGCTGGCTCCAGAGTCAGCCGCGATTGCAAAACCCCTTCAGGCCGCCGGGTTCGTCTCGACCAGTCGCGGATTCCTGCACCAACGCCGCTAG
- a CDS encoding Fpg/Nei family DNA glycosylase, whose amino-acid sequence MPEGDTIHRAATRLISVLNGQTINKAESAWLGPQASSLDGHNVESIQARGKHLLMILDDRRAIHSHMGMTGSWHIYRPGEPWQKPAHRAAITLNCPAVCVVCFTPKLLEILSESALRRHDYLNRLGPDLLAGKPTDEEVLSRFRQANNAAIGMAVLNQTIVSGIGNVYKSEVLFNLKIHPLTPASQLSDEQLLSIVSIATQMMERNLDGRPRTTRYTLDGGRYYTYGRGGKPCYTCGTPILVIRQGDAGRTTYFCPQCQPPSPVPTIAPRLEDTTPRSIEAITKQIDRNTEDHNLQ is encoded by the coding sequence ATGCCGGAAGGAGATACCATCCACCGCGCGGCGACGCGGCTGATATCCGTGCTGAATGGTCAGACGATCAACAAAGCCGAATCGGCATGGCTCGGCCCGCAGGCCAGCTCGCTCGACGGACATAACGTCGAGTCGATCCAGGCACGTGGCAAACACCTGCTGATGATCCTCGACGACCGTCGCGCGATCCACTCGCACATGGGCATGACCGGCTCGTGGCATATTTACCGACCGGGAGAACCATGGCAGAAGCCGGCACACCGCGCCGCGATCACACTGAACTGTCCTGCCGTTTGCGTCGTTTGCTTCACACCCAAGCTATTGGAAATCCTTAGCGAATCAGCCCTGCGTCGTCACGACTACCTCAACCGCCTGGGCCCCGACCTGCTGGCAGGCAAACCCACCGATGAGGAAGTCCTCTCACGCTTCCGCCAGGCGAACAACGCGGCCATCGGCATGGCCGTATTGAACCAGACAATCGTCAGCGGCATCGGCAATGTCTACAAATCAGAAGTCCTCTTCAACTTGAAGATCCATCCCCTCACCCCCGCAAGTCAACTGAGCGACGAGCAACTTCTGAGCATCGTTTCCATCGCGACACAGATGATGGAACGGAATCTGGACGGTCGCCCCCGTACCACTCGCTACACGCTGGACGGCGGTCGCTATTACACCTACGGACGAGGAGGCAAGCCCTGCTATACCTGCGGCACACCGATCCTCGTGATCCGACAGGGGGATGCTGGCAGGACGACGTATTTTTGTCCCCAGTGTCAGCCCCCTTCCCCCGTACCGACAATCGCGCCGCGGCTCGAAGACACAACACCGCGGTCCATCGAGGCCATCACAAAACAAATTGATCGAAACACCGAGGATCACAACTTACAATAA
- the xth gene encoding exodeoxyribonuclease III translates to MKIATYNVNGVNGRLPVLLRWLEESQPDCVCLQELKAPQEKFPAAALEKAGYASVWLGQKQWNGVAILTRGSTPELTRSGLPGDPDDSQSRYVEAAYNGILIGCLYLPNGNPAPGPKFDYKLAWFNRLIEYSKSLIRQKIPVVLAGDYNVIPTELDARKPENWVRDALFFPESRASYQLLLQQGWTDALRHLHPTEGMYTFWDYSRSSYERDAGIRIDHFLLSPQVAGQLTDAQVDRHVRGWEKSSDHAPVWIELQD, encoded by the coding sequence ATGAAGATCGCCACCTACAACGTGAATGGGGTCAACGGACGACTTCCGGTCTTGCTCCGCTGGCTGGAAGAGTCTCAGCCGGACTGCGTCTGCCTGCAGGAACTCAAAGCCCCGCAGGAAAAGTTCCCAGCCGCGGCACTTGAAAAGGCTGGCTATGCCTCTGTATGGCTGGGTCAGAAACAATGGAACGGGGTGGCAATCCTGACTCGCGGCTCCACCCCGGAGTTGACGCGTTCAGGACTTCCCGGCGACCCTGACGATTCTCAGAGCCGTTATGTTGAAGCCGCCTACAACGGGATCCTCATCGGCTGTCTTTACCTCCCCAATGGCAACCCGGCTCCGGGACCGAAGTTCGACTACAAGCTGGCATGGTTCAACCGCTTGATCGAGTATTCCAAATCGCTGATCCGGCAGAAAATTCCCGTCGTGCTCGCCGGTGACTATAATGTCATCCCCACAGAGCTTGACGCCCGTAAGCCAGAGAACTGGGTTCGTGACGCTCTATTTTTCCCCGAGTCCCGGGCGTCATATCAACTGTTGCTGCAGCAGGGCTGGACCGATGCGCTGAGGCATCTGCATCCGACGGAGGGGATGTATACGTTCTGGGATTATTCTCGGAGTTCCTACGAACGCGATGCCGGGATTCGAATCGATCATTTTCTGTTGAGTCCGCAGGTGGCGGGGCAATTGACTGATGCCCAAGTCGACCGGCATGTCCGCGGATGGGAAAAATCGAGTGACCATGCCCCTGTCTGGATCGAACTGCAAGACTAA
- a CDS encoding transposase codes for MLMTDGNGVPISGFTISAQVAEVNTIETLVDIQVAGQKPERLLYDKAADADWIRDTLKLRGIEQITPHRKGRKKPSRQDGRSLKRYASRWKVERTISWLGYQRRLLVRHEYYLHLFEGFFHLACLMICLNRF; via the coding sequence ATGCTGATGACGGACGGTAACGGCGTCCCCATCTCGGGGTTCACCATTTCTGCACAGGTCGCCGAAGTCAACACGATCGAGACGCTGGTCGACATTCAAGTTGCTGGCCAGAAACCCGAGAGGCTGCTGTACGATAAAGCGGCTGATGCCGATTGGATTCGTGATACGCTCAAACTGAGAGGCATTGAGCAAATCACACCCCACCGAAAAGGCCGGAAGAAGCCGTCTCGACAAGACGGGCGAAGCCTGAAGAGATATGCGAGTCGCTGGAAAGTGGAACGCACGATCAGTTGGCTAGGCTATCAAAGAAGGCTTCTTGTCCGGCATGAATACTACCTACATCTCTTCGAAGGCTTTTTCCACCTCGCCTGCCTAATGATATGCTTGAACCGGTTTTGA
- a CDS encoding transposase, with amino-acid sequence MWVLKSGGRWQDLPERYPSPATCWRRLKEWTERGIMVKTWERLLKSLDRQKRLNWSQAMGDGTFSPAKKGAPRLVRPRKAKERNSC; translated from the coding sequence TTGTGGGTCCTGAAGAGCGGAGGACGATGGCAAGATTTACCAGAGCGATACCCCTCTCCTGCAACATGCTGGAGAAGGCTCAAGGAGTGGACGGAAAGAGGAATCATGGTGAAAACGTGGGAACGTCTCCTGAAGTCCCTTGATCGACAGAAGCGGCTGAACTGGTCGCAGGCAATGGGTGATGGCACCTTTTCGCCTGCAAAAAAGGGGGCGCCGAGGTTGGTAAGACCAAGAAAGGCAAAGGAACGAAACTCATGCTGA
- a CDS encoding toll/interleukin-1 receptor domain-containing protein, with product MIKQWDAFISHASEDKVDFVLPLAEKLRSLGLKIWLDRFEIKVGDSLRGKIEEGLSRSRFGIVVLSPAFFAKHWTKKELDGLAALEEEGHKVILPIWRNLRKSEVTNHAPMLAGLYALQSIDGVDEVAKQLAAVILEPGSGSPSASSSSLARRLANLVESNAGCEEMWNFFLQHNAVVKISSSRIPYPEVLAIRATDKPYMGFACWRDDEPDLGITLVIPGPSFPPLFDEKQEPMPEMQGCIDSIIGLTNCISAGMAKTHDGRVLKADKISSRVIAGRRAFLSLDDMLGRQALKEYDVALRTYDQLIDKLAAIPGVMLS from the coding sequence ATGATTAAGCAATGGGATGCCTTCATTAGCCACGCGAGTGAGGACAAGGTGGATTTCGTTCTGCCTCTCGCAGAAAAGCTGCGAAGTCTGGGCCTCAAAATCTGGCTGGACCGATTCGAAATCAAAGTTGGCGATAGTCTTCGCGGAAAAATTGAGGAAGGCCTTTCGCGGAGCCGGTTCGGAATCGTTGTACTGAGTCCAGCATTTTTCGCGAAACATTGGACGAAAAAGGAACTTGATGGCCTTGCTGCCCTGGAGGAAGAAGGACACAAAGTGATCCTCCCAATTTGGCGCAACCTGCGGAAATCCGAGGTTACAAATCATGCGCCAATGCTGGCGGGACTCTATGCGCTCCAATCAATTGATGGTGTGGATGAGGTCGCCAAACAACTCGCCGCGGTGATCTTGGAGCCCGGTAGTGGCAGTCCATCCGCATCCTCTTCATCGCTCGCCCGAAGACTGGCCAACTTGGTGGAATCGAATGCTGGGTGCGAAGAAATGTGGAATTTTTTCCTTCAGCACAATGCGGTGGTGAAGATCTCGTCAAGCAGGATACCGTACCCCGAGGTCTTAGCAATACGTGCTACTGATAAGCCCTACATGGGATTCGCCTGTTGGCGGGACGATGAGCCAGACCTTGGTATCACATTGGTTATTCCCGGCCCATCATTTCCTCCTCTATTTGACGAAAAGCAAGAACCAATGCCCGAGATGCAAGGCTGCATCGATTCAATCATCGGACTTACAAATTGTATTTCGGCGGGGATGGCGAAGACACACGACGGAAGAGTGTTAAAGGCAGATAAGATATCGAGCCGCGTGATTGCTGGACGCCGTGCTTTCCTAAGCCTAGACGACATGCTGGGCAGACAAGCACTCAAAGAATATGACGTGGCACTAAGAACGTACGATCAGCTGATCGATAAACTTGCAGCCATTCCCGGAGTGATGCTGTCTTGA
- a CDS encoding transposase, which produces MESREGIKARKHLSTNGLIRVVQERFSFVKDPRRGLVEIPLSDALMSAFAMFSLKCPSLLAFEEERKNPNIRRFYHIGRTPSDTRMREILDGVAPEEIRPAFADVFRCVQRGKILERFAYWKNCYLLACDGTGYFSSDKVHCTSCLEKHSQSGRITYSHAAVAAVIVHPDIREVIPLCPEPIIRQDGTEKNDCERNASRRLLSHVRKDHPHLGFIVTEDGLASNGPHIQDLRAHDMHFILGAKPGDHAFLFERATQAIDDGTAITWQTDDPDKSERKSYTAVAQLPLNAAHPDLMVNFVSCTVEKGKKSTTFSWVTDLPVEPREMMLPLIERGGRARWRIENETFNTLKNQDYHFEHNYGHGFKHLSTVLMMLMMLAFLVDQTSQLACPLFRAASAAMKSKRALWERLRALFFTAPFEDMEQLYRRIIRGFEDFPAPVNSS; this is translated from the coding sequence ATGGAATCGCGAGAAGGCATTAAGGCGCGGAAGCATTTGTCGACAAACGGGCTGATCCGTGTGGTTCAAGAGAGATTCTCTTTCGTGAAGGATCCACGACGGGGGCTCGTCGAGATTCCTCTGTCGGATGCGTTGATGTCGGCGTTCGCGATGTTCTCCCTGAAATGCCCGTCCTTGCTGGCGTTTGAAGAAGAACGTAAGAACCCCAACATCAGGCGGTTCTATCACATTGGACGTACTCCGAGTGACACCCGGATGCGGGAAATTCTGGATGGCGTCGCCCCCGAGGAAATTCGCCCTGCGTTCGCGGATGTGTTTCGCTGCGTGCAACGGGGTAAGATTCTGGAACGGTTTGCCTATTGGAAGAATTGCTATCTGCTCGCGTGCGATGGGACAGGCTATTTCTCGTCCGACAAGGTCCATTGCACATCGTGCCTGGAGAAGCACTCGCAGTCGGGCCGGATCACCTATTCGCATGCGGCCGTGGCAGCGGTGATCGTCCATCCCGACATTCGTGAAGTGATCCCGCTGTGCCCGGAACCGATCATTCGCCAGGATGGCACGGAGAAGAATGACTGTGAACGGAACGCTTCGCGACGTCTCTTGAGTCACGTTCGAAAAGACCATCCGCACCTGGGATTCATCGTCACAGAAGATGGGTTGGCCTCGAATGGACCGCACATTCAGGACCTGCGTGCTCATGACATGCATTTTATTCTGGGGGCCAAGCCGGGGGACCACGCGTTTTTGTTTGAGCGAGCAACACAAGCCATTGATGACGGGACTGCGATCACGTGGCAAACGGATGACCCCGACAAGAGTGAGCGAAAGAGTTACACCGCCGTGGCGCAACTCCCGCTGAACGCGGCCCACCCGGACCTGATGGTCAATTTTGTCTCGTGCACCGTCGAAAAGGGGAAGAAATCGACCACATTCAGTTGGGTGACGGACCTGCCCGTCGAACCCAGGGAAATGATGCTCCCACTGATCGAGCGAGGAGGTCGCGCCCGGTGGCGGATTGAGAACGAAACGTTCAACACACTCAAGAATCAGGACTACCATTTTGAGCACAACTACGGGCATGGATTCAAGCATCTGTCCACCGTCCTGATGATGTTGATGATGCTGGCGTTTCTGGTGGATCAGACATCGCAACTGGCTTGTCCGCTGTTCCGTGCCGCCTCTGCAGCGATGAAAAGCAAGCGGGCTTTATGGGAACGACTGCGAGCCCTCTTCTTTACCGCTCCCTTTGAAGACATGGAGCAGCTCTACCGAAGAATCATTCGAGGCTTCGAAGACTTCCCCGCCCCGGTCAATAGCTCGTAA